The DNA window CGCCTGCATCACGGCGTTGGTCACCGCTTCCGCACGGCCTTCCATCACTTTTGCATGACCTGCATCGAGCATGCCGGCCAGAATATCGTTGATAATCGCCCGCGGCTCTTCGGTACGCGGGTTGTCGTCAGTGACGACCACGATATCGGCGAACTCTTCAGCAATCGCGCCCATCAGCGGACGCTTGCCTTTGTCGCGGTCTCCGCCACAGCCGAAGACGCACCACAGCTTGCCGCTGCAGTGCAGGCGCGCGGCCTGCAGCGCTTTTTCCAGCGCGTCAGGCGTATGGGCATAATCCACCACCACGGCCGGTTTACCGGGCGCGCTGAACACTTCCATACGGCCGCATACCGGCTGTAAACGAGCCGCCGTTTTCAGCAGATCGGCCAGCGGATAGCCCAGAGCCAGCAGCGTGGCCAGCGCCAGCAGCAGGTTGCTGACGTTAAAGGCGCCCATCAGGCGACTTTCGATTTCACCGTTGCCCCAGCTGGAGTCAAACTGGATGGTGGCGCCGCTGTCGTGATAGTTGACCGCGGTGGCCTTCAGCCAGCGGCCGTGGCAGTTCGGATTGATATGATCTTCCATCGACACCGCCACCGCGTCCGGTAGCTTCGCCAGCCAGCGACGACCGACTTCATCGTCAGCGTTGACGATGGCCTGGCCGCAATGGTGGGTGGAGTACAGCAGCCATTTCGCCGCTTCGTAGTGCGCCATATCGCCATGGTAGTCGAGGTGGTCGCGGCTCAGGTTGGTAAATACCGAGGCGGCAAACTGCACGGCCGCCACGCGGTGCTGCACCAGCCCGTGGGAAGAGACTTCCATCGCGCCGAAGGTTGCCCCCTGCTCGACCAGGCCGGAAAGCACGTGCTGAACATCGACCGCAG is part of the Klebsiella quasipneumoniae subsp. quasipneumoniae genome and encodes:
- the murE gene encoding UDP-N-acetylmuramoyl-L-alanyl-D-glutamate--2,6-diaminopimelate ligase, with the translated sequence MADRNLRDLLAPWVPNAPERILREMTLDSRVAASGDLFIAVQGHQADGRRYIPQAIAQGVAAIIAEAQGEAKDGEIREMHGVPVIFLSQLNERLSALAGRFYHQPSQQLRLVGVTGTNGKTTTTQLLAQWAKLLGETSAVMGTVGNGLLDKVVPSENTTGSAVDVQHVLSGLVEQGATFGAMEVSSHGLVQHRVAAVQFAASVFTNLSRDHLDYHGDMAHYEAAKWLLYSTHHCGQAIVNADDEVGRRWLAKLPDAVAVSMEDHINPNCHGRWLKATAVNYHDSGATIQFDSSWGNGEIESRLMGAFNVSNLLLALATLLALGYPLADLLKTAARLQPVCGRMEVFSAPGKPAVVVDYAHTPDALEKALQAARLHCSGKLWCVFGCGGDRDKGKRPLMGAIAEEFADIVVVTDDNPRTEEPRAIINDILAGMLDAGHAKVMEGRAEAVTNAVMQAQENDVVLVAGKGHEDYQIVGNRRLDYSDRVTVARLLGAVA